CTTTTGTCCGAAAATACGGCCAAATATCCAGATAACTGAAATTCGGACTTCCTGCAGCGATTCTCGCCAAGGCGGAGTTTACGATCGGGGACACTGAGTTCACTTGCCCGCTCAATACGGGGGGAATTCCCAATAAGATCACTTTTGCATTCGGCAAGACGATCCGGATCCGAGAAACGATCTCCTTCTGCTTCGATTCTATGTAATCCAAACACTTCCCTTCTCGGATATCGTTTCCTCCGATTTCGAGGACGATGTACGACGGTTTTAGAGGAAATACGGTGCTTTCAAGCCTGCCTAAAAGAAGCTCGGTCATGTCTCCCGGAATCCCACGGTTGACGGAACCGGGAAATTCCTGCTGCAAAAGTTCCGAGGGAAAACCGGCCATCAGGCTGTTCCCTACAAAAACGATCCGAGCCGTTTTGATCCGCGCATTCTCTTTGGAATAAAATTCGACTGCTTCCTGATACTTTACCTGATAGAGTTTCCAGAAGTCCGGATCTCTAGAACCTAGATTCCCTGCGCATTCGAAATTCGGATGGTAATAATCCACAATCTTCGCATTTCGAAGACTAGCGCAGGAGGAAAGAAGAAGTAAGGAAAGACAAACGCGAACGAAAATTGTCATACGCCAAGACAAAATTTCCTGAGGATTCTCAGTTATTCGTTGTCCTTCATATGGAAACGTTTGTGCCAATCGGCGATCTGAGCCTGTAAATATTCTTCCGTATCACAAATACGGAATTCGAT
The genomic region above belongs to Leptospira fletcheri and contains:
- a CDS encoding GDSL-type esterase/lipase family protein; the encoded protein is MTIFVRVCLSLLLLSSCASLRNAKIVDYYHPNFECAGNLGSRDPDFWKLYQVKYQEAVEFYSKENARIKTARIVFVGNSLMAGFPSELLQQEFPGSVNRGIPGDMTELLLGRLESTVFPLKPSYIVLEIGGNDIREGKCLDYIESKQKEIVSRIRIVLPNAKVILLGIPPVLSGQVNSVSPIVNSALARIAAGSPNFSYLDIWPYFRTKGLPFLREELALEYEGKTDKIHVNENAYKIWAKQIKPLLK